The following nucleotide sequence is from Halorussus caseinilyticus.
ACCCCCGTCGCGTGAAGGAGACCACGGCGTCCGGGTCGGTCGCGGGCGCGGGTCGCGCCGTGCGCGACCCGCGCACCGCCGAGAGACCTTCTGAATAAATACGTCTTAGCAATATAGGTATTTCTAAGAGAAATGTATAGTTATCTCACCTCGGCGAGGCGTCCGCTCGCGCGCGAGCGGACGCCGACGCTCGGTCCGGTCGGACCACGCCGTCGCGCGACCACTGTCGGACCGACGGGACCGATTCGCGGGGGGAACCGCTTCGAAAAGCGACGAAATAATGCGTCACAGATTTAGCGAAGAAGGCAAGAGTTAAACCTTGGCAGACGTACGCAAGGAGAACGATGGCGACTGTAACGCTACGCGACCTCAGAAAGGAGTACTCCAACGGCCAAATCGTGGCCGTGGACGACGTTGACCTCTCGGTCGAAGACGGCGAGTTCGTCACCGTCGTCGGCCCGTCGGGATGCGGGAAATCGACCACCCTGCGGATGATTGCCGGTCTCGAACGACCGACCGACGGCGGCGTCCACATCGGCGACGACGACGTGACAGACGTTCACGCGCGCAAGCGGGACGTAGCGATGGTGTTCCAGAACTACGCGCTCTACCCGCACAAGACCGTCGAACAGAACATGGCGTTCGGCCTGCGGATGAGTACCGACCTCTCGAAGGACGAACGCCGCGAGAAAGTCCGGGACACCGCCGCGATGATGGGCATCGAGGACCTCTTAGACCAGAAACCCGACGAACTCTCGGGCGGCCAGAAACAACGGGTCGCGCTCGGCCGGGCCATCGTCCGGGACCCCGACGTGTTCCTGTTCGACGAACCACTCTCGAACCTCGACGCCAAACTCCGGACGACGATGCGCACCGAGATTCAGCGCCTCCAGAACGAACTGGGCACCACCTCAATCTACGTGACCCACGACCAAGAGGAGGCGATGACGATGGGCGACCGCATCGTCATCCTCGACGGGGGCGAGCTCCAGCAGACCGGCGTCCCGAAGGAAGTGTACAACGACCCGGCAAACGCCTTCGTCGGCGGGTTCATCGGGTCGCCGAGCATGAACTTCCTCGACGTGTCGGTCGAGGACGCCGGGACCACCCGACTCGTCGGGGACGGCGAGTTCGACTACGAACTCCGAGACGACCGACTCCGAAGCGCGGTCCGGGGCCGCGACAGGGTGAAACTCGGCGTCCGACCCGAGGACGTGACGGTCACGGAACCGGGCGACAACGCCGTCGAGACCACCGTCGAGGTCATCGAACCGGTCGGGTCGGACAACTACCTCCACCTCTCGGTGGGCGAGGACTTCATCGCGCGGGTCCCCTCGGACGTGGAACCCGACAACGGCGAGACGGTTCACGTCTCGTTCGACCCGGCGGACCTCCACCTCTTCGACGCCGACGACGGCGAGTCGCTGTTGTACGAGTCCGAGCAGTCGGCGGCACCGACCGTCTGAAAATTCGGTTCGCTCGCTTCGCTCGCTTCTTCCTACTCGCTCGGCACGGCCGCGGGTTCGTCGGCCAACAGGTCTCGCTCGGCCAGCAACGCGAGCGTGGTCGTCCGGAGCGCGTGGGGCCACCCAAGCGGCGTGGCGCTGTCGGGCGTGCCCTCGTCGAACACCTGTTCGGGCAGGAGCGCACCATTCAGGCAGAGCGGTCCGCCGGGCAGGACCAGACTCAGCAGGTCGCGGGCCGTCGCCGCGAACTCCTCGGCCCGCGGGTCGTCGCGGTCGGCCAACAGCGCCGCGAGGTTGGCCGACGCGAACGCGCCCCACGCGGTCGAAACCGTCCAAATCTTCTCGTCGTCCTGCGAGCGGGTCCGCCAGTCGTCGCCCTCGTAGCGGACCAACCCGCGGGCCGAACTCGCGTCGGGGTCGCGGTGGAGTTCGTCCACCACGGTCCGGACGTGCGAGACGAGTCTGTCGAGGCGGCGGTCATCGACCTCGCCCACGCGGTCGTACGCGCGGTGCGCGCTCGCCAGCGCGAGCGACCCCGAGTCACACCGCGTGTCGAGGTCACCCGGTTCGAACCGGACGCTCCCGTCGTCGCCGGTCTCGGTCTCCGCGACGAGGCGATAGCCGAAGATTCCCCGGTCGGGGACCCAGAGGTCGTCGAGCGCCTCGTACACCCGGTCGGCTTGCGCTCGGGCGCGGTCCGAGAGGTCGGCCGGGTCGGACGGGTCGGCGTCGTCGCCGACCCGTCCGACTCCGCCCACCGCGGCGAGGTCCGCCTCGCCGTCGGCGACCGTGGCGTACGCTTCGAGGAACGTCGCCGCGGTGTGGGAGAACCGGCCGGTGGCGTCCTCCCACGCGTTCTGACAGGCGACCGGCAGGCCGTCGGACTCGACCGTCCGGTCGAGTCCGACGAGCGCGTCCGCGAGGGTCTCTCTCGTCCGACTTGCGAGGTCGGCGTCGAGTTCGGGGAGCGAGTCGGCGAGGTACGCGACGACGCTGGCGGTCTGGTCGGCCTGATAGTCGAGGTAGTCCGGGTCGTCGCCGACCGAGAGGTGGCTGTTGGCCCATCCGGGTGCGAGCGACCGGTTGCGGGGCCAGACCCGGTGGGGCCACGTCCCGTCTCGCAGTTGGGTCGCGCAGTA
It contains:
- a CDS encoding glycoside hydrolase family 15 protein, which translates into the protein MQLRDALDDFKRHEGHDTRFPGERRTTTGRFSGYTPANDSGRLVHVDRDGSPRDFGSPLTGRHGLDAARLGVRRDGELAWFDDCETTSQTYHGDTTLVVTEHRLPDGETVTQYDLTLGHAHVTRVEREPREARERDDAELVAFLGFSPDGRDTGVAQLHHADAVELYHDDEHDYVGSATGFATARGCIPADFERLLDAAPVERPATDEGGRREESSLSGDLYCRLPFEDGAVTFATLLTDAAETDREAALDRLSAVLTEYDDAEVLKRAADERAPPVPVDLPERDAVAADLRVLGSLSAPTGLRIAGPEFDPYYVHSGGYGYTWFRDDAEISRFLLHADRRFGLGLGDWHARSAESYCATQLRDGTWPHRVWPRNRSLAPGWANSHLSVGDDPDYLDYQADQTASVVAYLADSLPELDADLASRTRETLADALVGLDRTVESDGLPVACQNAWEDATGRFSHTAATFLEAYATVADGEADLAAVGGVGRVGDDADPSDPADLSDRARAQADRVYEALDDLWVPDRGIFGYRLVAETETGDDGSVRFEPGDLDTRCDSGSLALASAHRAYDRVGEVDDRRLDRLVSHVRTVVDELHRDPDASSARGLVRYEGDDWRTRSQDDEKIWTVSTAWGAFASANLAALLADRDDPRAEEFAATARDLLSLVLPGGPLCLNGALLPEQVFDEGTPDSATPLGWPHALRTTTLALLAERDLLADEPAAVPSE
- a CDS encoding ABC transporter ATP-binding protein — protein: MATVTLRDLRKEYSNGQIVAVDDVDLSVEDGEFVTVVGPSGCGKSTTLRMIAGLERPTDGGVHIGDDDVTDVHARKRDVAMVFQNYALYPHKTVEQNMAFGLRMSTDLSKDERREKVRDTAAMMGIEDLLDQKPDELSGGQKQRVALGRAIVRDPDVFLFDEPLSNLDAKLRTTMRTEIQRLQNELGTTSIYVTHDQEEAMTMGDRIVILDGGELQQTGVPKEVYNDPANAFVGGFIGSPSMNFLDVSVEDAGTTRLVGDGEFDYELRDDRLRSAVRGRDRVKLGVRPEDVTVTEPGDNAVETTVEVIEPVGSDNYLHLSVGEDFIARVPSDVEPDNGETVHVSFDPADLHLFDADDGESLLYESEQSAAPTV